The genome window AATGCAGGGAGACCGCAGGACGAAATCATTGCCGCTGCATGGGTAAAAACAGCCTCATGCCTCGGTGCGCCATGAAAAATATCTTTCAATCCCGTTATACTGAAAAAAAATCATCAGTATTTGGCGGCTAAACTACCGTCAAGTCAAAATGTTGTGCCGCTTGACAGACAGACGTGGGGATGATTCTTGCAAGGCCATTGTACAGAAACTTTTATTTTGACATTACGCAGGCGTCTTTTTTTACTATCGGAAACCTGACCGGATACATGCTAGGATCCAAAACCACCTGGCAGGCCAGACGCTCGTCCATATTTATTACTAGTGGCGCCAGGAGATTCGCCGTAATCTCATCCGGATTGCCTTTTGGGATCGTTACTATAACCATGACAAAGGCCTGCTCTGCCCGCTCAAGCCTCAGTTCTTTTTGCACTGAATCAGGCAGTTCAAAGACATAGTCGGAACAAAATACCTGCGGGCTCATTACAACAAAGGCGAGCCAGGGGGTATCGACACTCTGAAGCCAATAAAATGCGGAACCGCTGCGGTGAGGGAAGAGGACATATCTCTTGTCGGAAGGAAAACCCAATATCTCCCTTGTAAACGTTATCACCTTTTCGTTGTCTATCTCTATGCGGCCGAACCGCGTGGTCTCTATTTCCATAATCTTTCCTATTAAGACCGTGTCTTAAAAACTATCTTGTCCAGGTCCTCCGGCGCTGCAGCGGAACCCGCCGCCTTCAGGTTTTCTTCTTGAATGCGCCTGAAGACCTCTTCCCTCAA of Dissulfurimicrobium hydrothermale contains these proteins:
- the fliW gene encoding flagellar assembly protein FliW codes for the protein MEIETTRFGRIEIDNEKVITFTREILGFPSDKRYVLFPHRSGSAFYWLQSVDTPWLAFVVMSPQVFCSDYVFELPDSVQKELRLERAEQAFVMVIVTIPKGNPDEITANLLAPLVINMDERLACQVVLDPSMYPVRFPIVKKDACVMSK